Proteins encoded together in one Leucoraja erinacea ecotype New England chromosome 30, Leri_hhj_1, whole genome shotgun sequence window:
- the LOC129711619 gene encoding TAR DNA-binding protein 43 isoform X1 — translation MAEYIRVAEEESEEPMEIPSEDDGTVLLSTVAAQFPGSCGLRYRNPENQCMRGVRLVEGILHAPDNGWGNLVYVVNYPKDNKRKMDETDASSAVKVKRAVQKTSDLIILGLPWKTSEQDLKDYFSTFGEVIMVQVKRDTKTGNSKGFGFVRFTEYETQVKVMSQRHMIDGRWCDCKLPNSKQNADEPLRSRKVFVGRCTEDMSADELRQFFSQFGDVTDVFIPKPFRAFAFVTFADDQVAQSLCGEDLIIKGVSVHISNAEPKHLNARQQIDRGRFPNSQGGFGNQGGFGNNRGGGGGLGGSPNSNMSGGGMNFGAFSINPAMMAAAQAALQSSWGMMGMLASQQNQSGAAGANPQQNQGNVPREQNQPFGTNNNTYSSNSGALGWGSASNSGGPGFSSGFGSSMESKSSGWGM, via the exons ATGGCAGAGTACATACGTGTGGCCGAGGAGGAGTCGGAGGAGCCGATGGAGATCCCGTCGGAGGACGACGGCACGGTGCTGTTGTCCACCGTGGCGGCGCAGTTCCCGGGGTCGTGCGGCCTGCGTTACCGCAACCCGGAAAACCAGTGTATGCGGGGGGTGCGCCTGGTGGAGGGCATCCTGCACGCCCCCGACAACGGATGGGGCAACCTGGTCTACGTGGTGAACTACCCGAAAG ACAACAAAAGGAAAATGGATGAAACTGATGCATCTTCAGCTGTGAAAGTGAAGAGAGCAGTTCAGAAGACATCGGACCTCATCATTCTTGGCCTTCCCTGGAAGACATCAGAGCAGGATTTAAAAGATTATTTTAGTACTTTCGGTGAAGTCATTATGGTACAG GTGAAGAGAGATACCAAAACTGGGAATTCAAAAGGGTTTGGCTTCGTCAGATTCACAGAATATGAAACACAAGTGAAAGTGATGTCGCAACGACACATGATTGATGGACGATGGTGTGATTGCAAACTTCCCAATTCCAAG caaaatgcagATGAGCCATTAAGAAGCAGGAAAGTGTTTGTGGGCCGCTGCACTGAGGACATGAGTGCTGATGAACTCCGTCAGTTTTTTTCCCAGTTTGGAGATGTCACCGATGTATTTATACCTAAACCTTTCCGTGCTTTTGCTTTTGTCACTTTTGCTGATGACCAG GTTGCCCAGTCTCTGTGTGGTGAAGATCTGATCATTAAGGGGGtcagcgtgcatatttccaatgcCGAACCTAAGCATCTGAATGCTAGACAACAGATAGATAGAGGACGATTCCCAAACAGCCAGGGTGGCTTTGGCAATCAGGGTGGGTTTGGAAACaacaggggtggtgggggaggattGGGTGGCAGTCCGAACAGTAACATGAGTGGGGGAGGAATGAATTTTGGAGCTTTTAGTATTAACCCAGCAATGATGGCTGCAGCCCAGGCAGCCCTACAGAGTAGTTGGGGAATGATGGGAATGCTGGCTAGTCAACAGAATCAATCTGGTGCTGCAGGGGCAAACCCACAGCAAAATCAAGGCAATGTACCAAGGGAACAGAATCAGCCATTTGGAACAAATAATAATACGTATAGCTCAAATTCCGGTGCATTAGGTTGGGGGTCGGCATCCAATTCGGGTGGTCCTGGTTTCAGCTCTGGGTTTGGATCCAGCATGGAGTCCAAATCATCGGGTTGGGGAATGTAA
- the LOC129711619 gene encoding TAR DNA-binding protein 43 isoform X2, translated as MAEYIRVAEEESEEPMEIPSEDDGTVLLSTVAAQFPGSCGLRYRNPENQCMRGVRLVEGILHAPDNGWGNLVYVVNYPKDNKRKMDETDASSAVKVKRAVQKTSDLIILGLPWKTSEQDLKDYFSTFGEVIMVQVKRDTKTGNSKGFGFVRFTEYETQVKVMSQRHMIDGRWCDCKLPNSKQNADEPLRSRKVFVGRCTEDMSADELRQFFSQFGDVTDVFIPKPFRAFAFVTFADDQVAQSLCGEDLIIKGVSVHISNAEPKHLNARQQIDRGRFPNSQGGFGNQG; from the exons ATGGCAGAGTACATACGTGTGGCCGAGGAGGAGTCGGAGGAGCCGATGGAGATCCCGTCGGAGGACGACGGCACGGTGCTGTTGTCCACCGTGGCGGCGCAGTTCCCGGGGTCGTGCGGCCTGCGTTACCGCAACCCGGAAAACCAGTGTATGCGGGGGGTGCGCCTGGTGGAGGGCATCCTGCACGCCCCCGACAACGGATGGGGCAACCTGGTCTACGTGGTGAACTACCCGAAAG ACAACAAAAGGAAAATGGATGAAACTGATGCATCTTCAGCTGTGAAAGTGAAGAGAGCAGTTCAGAAGACATCGGACCTCATCATTCTTGGCCTTCCCTGGAAGACATCAGAGCAGGATTTAAAAGATTATTTTAGTACTTTCGGTGAAGTCATTATGGTACAG GTGAAGAGAGATACCAAAACTGGGAATTCAAAAGGGTTTGGCTTCGTCAGATTCACAGAATATGAAACACAAGTGAAAGTGATGTCGCAACGACACATGATTGATGGACGATGGTGTGATTGCAAACTTCCCAATTCCAAG caaaatgcagATGAGCCATTAAGAAGCAGGAAAGTGTTTGTGGGCCGCTGCACTGAGGACATGAGTGCTGATGAACTCCGTCAGTTTTTTTCCCAGTTTGGAGATGTCACCGATGTATTTATACCTAAACCTTTCCGTGCTTTTGCTTTTGTCACTTTTGCTGATGACCAG GTTGCCCAGTCTCTGTGTGGTGAAGATCTGATCATTAAGGGGGtcagcgtgcatatttccaatgcCGAACCTAAGCATCTGAATGCTAGACAACAGATAGATAGAGGACGATTCCCAAACAGCCAGGGTGGCTTTGGCAATCAGG